In Euwallacea similis isolate ESF13 chromosome 5, ESF131.1, whole genome shotgun sequence, a single window of DNA contains:
- the LOC136408970 gene encoding protein Malvolio-like isoform X2 codes for MDKKEEPEQGENFREEEFRRQEQAYSTDDSDSGNEDFDEDYNLFPPRPVINSDQEIIHIPEVEGTGFSFRKLWAYCGPGFLMSIAFLNPGNIESDLQCGNIVEYKLLWILLGSTVLGLLMQRLSARLGVVTGLHMAELCYNQYQKVPRILLWLMMEIAIIGSDMQEVIGTAIALYMLSNRKFPIWGGVLVTITDTFTFLFIDNYGLRKLEAFFVFLISIMTITFGFEYGTSKPDSLEVLKGLFVPWCEGCDNRAILQAIGIIGAIIMPHNFYLHSALVKSREVDRNRNEKIREANFYYFIECCFAIFVSLIINIFVLAVFAHGLYGKTNKEVVRKVFNKFLKNSSKRYFCQHDSCPNSTAIDSFVFPSSGKHANDLVDADLYNGGIFLGCAYGLAAMYIWAIGLLAAGQSSTMTGTYAGQFIMEGFLNLRWPKWKRVLFTRSLAIIPTFCVAFFTTIDMLTNLNDILNALMSIQLPFATIPLIAFTSSSKIMGEFVNGIGNKIMSITVSLSIIAINTYFVVQTILDYNLHWTLLAFIGFISIFYFGFCLYLILHMMIYMGNSFLLRFSFVRNYIIGHMEHYHIFGDN; via the exons aTG GATAAAAAAGAGGAACCGGAACAGGGAGAAAATTTCAGAGAGGAGGAATTTAGAAGACAGGAACAAGCCTATAGCACCGATGATTCTGATTCAGGCAACGAAGATTTTGATGAAGACTACAACCTATTTCCTCCAAGACCAGTAATTAATTCTGATCAAGAGATAATACATATTCCAGAGGTTGAAGGT ACTGGTTTTAGCTTTAGAAAACTATGGGCCTATTGCGGACCTGGCTTTTTGATGTCCATAGCTTTCCTGAATCCTGGAAACATCGAAAGTGATCTTCAATGCGGCAACATCGTCGAATATAAGCTTCTCTGGATTCTTCTTGGATCAACTGTGTTGGGCCTCTTAATGCAAAGACTCTCTGCTAGATTAG GTGTGGTGACTGGGTTACATATGGCAGAGCTGTGCTATAACCAATATCAAAAAGTACCGAGAATTCTCTTGTGGTTGATGATGGAGATTGCCATAATCGGGAGTGACATGCAGGAGGTTATCGGTACTGCCATTGCCCTTTACATGCTCTCAAACCGGAAATTTCCCATTTGGGGAGGAGTCCTCGTCACCATAACGGACACTTTCACATTTCTTTTCATCGATAACTACGGATTGAGGAAACTGGAAGCATTTTTCGTGTTTCTCATCAGCATCATGACCATTACCTTCGGTTTCGAATATGGAACTTCCAAGCCTGATAGTTTAGAAGTGTTGAAAGGGTTGTTTGTACCTTGGTGCGAAGGATGCGACAATCGGGCTATTTTGCAAGCTATAGGAATAATTG GTGCAATCATAATGCCTCACAATTTCTATCTGCACTCAGCATTGGTGAAATCCAGAGAAGTCGATAGGAatcgaaatgaaaaaattagagaAGCCAATTTCTACTACTTCATTGAATGCTGTTTTGCCATTTTTGTCAGCCTCATCATCAATATTTTCGTTTTAGCTGTCTTTGCGCATGGTCTCTATGGAAAAACCAACAAAGAAGTGgtaagaaaagtttttaataagtttttgaaaaattcctctaaaagatatttttgtcaGCATGACTCTTGTCCAAACTCCACTGCTATAGACTCCTTTGTATTTCCTTCGAGTGGTAAACATGCTAATGACTTGGTAGATGCAGATCTGTATAATGGAGGGATTTTTTTGGGCTGTGCCTACGGTCTGGCTGCCATGTACATCTGGGCTATAGGTTTACTGGCTGCAGGGCAGAGTTCAACCATGACAG GGACCTACGCTGGCCAGTTCATAATGGAAGGATTTCTCAACCTGCGCTGGCCGAAATGGAAAAGAGTTCTATTTACCAGAAGCCTCGCCATCATCCCCACATTCTGTGTAGCATTTTTCACTACGATAGACATGCTTACAAACTTAAACGATATTCTCAATGCCCTCATGAGCATCCAGCTACCTTTCGCTACCATTCCTCTCATTGCCTTTACCAGTAGTTCCAAAATCATGGGAGAATTTGTGAATGGAAT AGGCAACAAGATAATGTCTATAACAGTCAGCTTATCTATCATAGCCATCAATACCTACTTTGTCGTTCAGACTATTCTGGACTATAACCTTCACTGGACTCTACTGGCCTTTATAGGCTTTATAAGCATATTTTACTTTGGATTTTGCTTATATTTGATATTACATATGATGATCTACATGGGAAATAGTTTTTTGCTTAGATTTAGTTTTGTGAGGAACTATATTATAGGGCATATGGAACATTATCATATATTTGGAGATAATTGA
- the LOC136408970 gene encoding protein Malvolio-like isoform X3, which translates to MDKKEEPEQGENFREEEFRRQEQAYSTDDSDSGNEDFDEDYNLFPPRPVINSDQEIIHIPEVEGTGFSFRKLWAYCGPGFLMSIAFLNPGNIESDLQCGNIVEYKLLWILLGSTVLGLLMQRLSARLGVVTGLHMAELCYNQYQKVPRILLWLMMEIAIIGSDMQEVIGTAIALYMLSNRKFPIWGGVLVTITDTFTFLFIDNYGLRKLEAFFVFLISIMTITFGFEYGTSKPDSLEVLKGLFVPWCEGCDNRAILQAIGIIGAIIMPHNFYLHSALVKSREVDRNRNEKIREANFYYFIECCFAIFVSLIINIFVLAVFAHGLYGKTNKEVHDSCPNSTAIDSFVFPSSGKHANDLVDADLYNGGIFLGCAYGLAAMYIWAIGLLAAGQSSTMTGTYAGQFIMEGFLNLRWPKWKRVLFTRSLAIIPTFCVAFFTTIDMLTNLNDILNALMSIQLPFATIPLIAFTSSSKIMGEFVNGIGNKIMSITVSLSIIAINTYFVVQTILDYNLHWTLLAFIGFISIFYFGFCLYLILHMMIYMGNSFLLRFSFVRNYIIGHMEHYHIFGDN; encoded by the exons ATG GATAAAAAAGAGGAACCGGAACAGGGAGAAAATTTCAGAGAGGAGGAATTTAGAAGACAGGAACAAGCCTATAGCACCGATGATTCTGATTCAGGCAACGAAGATTTTGATGAAGACTACAACCTATTTCCTCCAAGACCAGTAATTAATTCTGATCAAGAGATAATACATATTCCAGAGGTTGAAGGT ACTGGTTTTAGCTTTAGAAAACTATGGGCCTATTGCGGACCTGGCTTTTTGATGTCCATAGCTTTCCTGAATCCTGGAAACATCGAAAGTGATCTTCAATGCGGCAACATCGTCGAATATAAGCTTCTCTGGATTCTTCTTGGATCAACTGTGTTGGGCCTCTTAATGCAAAGACTCTCTGCTAGATTAG GTGTGGTGACTGGGTTACATATGGCAGAGCTGTGCTATAACCAATATCAAAAAGTACCGAGAATTCTCTTGTGGTTGATGATGGAGATTGCCATAATCGGGAGTGACATGCAGGAGGTTATCGGTACTGCCATTGCCCTTTACATGCTCTCAAACCGGAAATTTCCCATTTGGGGAGGAGTCCTCGTCACCATAACGGACACTTTCACATTTCTTTTCATCGATAACTACGGATTGAGGAAACTGGAAGCATTTTTCGTGTTTCTCATCAGCATCATGACCATTACCTTCGGTTTCGAATATGGAACTTCCAAGCCTGATAGTTTAGAAGTGTTGAAAGGGTTGTTTGTACCTTGGTGCGAAGGATGCGACAATCGGGCTATTTTGCAAGCTATAGGAATAATTG GTGCAATCATAATGCCTCACAATTTCTATCTGCACTCAGCATTGGTGAAATCCAGAGAAGTCGATAGGAatcgaaatgaaaaaattagagaAGCCAATTTCTACTACTTCATTGAATGCTGTTTTGCCATTTTTGTCAGCCTCATCATCAATATTTTCGTTTTAGCTGTCTTTGCGCATGGTCTCTATGGAAAAACCAACAAAGAAGTG CATGACTCTTGTCCAAACTCCACTGCTATAGACTCCTTTGTATTTCCTTCGAGTGGTAAACATGCTAATGACTTGGTAGATGCAGATCTGTATAATGGAGGGATTTTTTTGGGCTGTGCCTACGGTCTGGCTGCCATGTACATCTGGGCTATAGGTTTACTGGCTGCAGGGCAGAGTTCAACCATGACAG GGACCTACGCTGGCCAGTTCATAATGGAAGGATTTCTCAACCTGCGCTGGCCGAAATGGAAAAGAGTTCTATTTACCAGAAGCCTCGCCATCATCCCCACATTCTGTGTAGCATTTTTCACTACGATAGACATGCTTACAAACTTAAACGATATTCTCAATGCCCTCATGAGCATCCAGCTACCTTTCGCTACCATTCCTCTCATTGCCTTTACCAGTAGTTCCAAAATCATGGGAGAATTTGTGAATGGAAT AGGCAACAAGATAATGTCTATAACAGTCAGCTTATCTATCATAGCCATCAATACCTACTTTGTCGTTCAGACTATTCTGGACTATAACCTTCACTGGACTCTACTGGCCTTTATAGGCTTTATAAGCATATTTTACTTTGGATTTTGCTTATATTTGATATTACATATGATGATCTACATGGGAAATAGTTTTTTGCTTAGATTTAGTTTTGTGAGGAACTATATTATAGGGCATATGGAACATTATCATATATTTGGAGATAATTGA
- the LOC136408970 gene encoding protein Malvolio-like isoform X1 has translation MDKKEEPEQGENFREEEFRRQEQAYSTDDSDSGNEDFDEDYNLFPPRPVINSDQEIIHIPEVEGTGFSFRKLWAYCGPGFLMSIAFLNPGNIESDLQCGNIVEYKLLWILLGSTVLGLLMQRLSARLGVVTGLHMAELCYNQYQKVPRILLWLMMEIAIIGSDMQEVIGTAIALYMLSNRKFPIWGGVLVTITDTFTFLFIDNYGLRKLEAFFVFLISIMTITFGFEYGTSKPDSLEVLKGLFVPWCEGCDNRAILQAIGIIGAIIMPHNFYLHSALVKSREVDRNRNEKIREANFYYFIECCFAIFVSLIINIFVLAVFAHGLYGKTNKEVVRKVFNKFLKNSSKRYFCQHDSCPNSTAIDSFVFPSSGKHANDLVDADLYNGGIFLGCAYGLAAMYIWAIGLLAAGQSSTMTGTYAGQFIMEGFLNLRWPKWKRVLFTRSLAIIPTFCVAFFTTIDMLTNLNDILNALMSIQLPFATIPLIAFTSSSKIMGEFVNGIGNKIMSITVSLSIIAINTYFVVQTILDYNLHWTLLAFIGFISIFYFGFCLYLILHMMIYMGNSFLLRFSFVRNYIIGHMEHYHIFGDN, from the exons ATG GATAAAAAAGAGGAACCGGAACAGGGAGAAAATTTCAGAGAGGAGGAATTTAGAAGACAGGAACAAGCCTATAGCACCGATGATTCTGATTCAGGCAACGAAGATTTTGATGAAGACTACAACCTATTTCCTCCAAGACCAGTAATTAATTCTGATCAAGAGATAATACATATTCCAGAGGTTGAAGGT ACTGGTTTTAGCTTTAGAAAACTATGGGCCTATTGCGGACCTGGCTTTTTGATGTCCATAGCTTTCCTGAATCCTGGAAACATCGAAAGTGATCTTCAATGCGGCAACATCGTCGAATATAAGCTTCTCTGGATTCTTCTTGGATCAACTGTGTTGGGCCTCTTAATGCAAAGACTCTCTGCTAGATTAG GTGTGGTGACTGGGTTACATATGGCAGAGCTGTGCTATAACCAATATCAAAAAGTACCGAGAATTCTCTTGTGGTTGATGATGGAGATTGCCATAATCGGGAGTGACATGCAGGAGGTTATCGGTACTGCCATTGCCCTTTACATGCTCTCAAACCGGAAATTTCCCATTTGGGGAGGAGTCCTCGTCACCATAACGGACACTTTCACATTTCTTTTCATCGATAACTACGGATTGAGGAAACTGGAAGCATTTTTCGTGTTTCTCATCAGCATCATGACCATTACCTTCGGTTTCGAATATGGAACTTCCAAGCCTGATAGTTTAGAAGTGTTGAAAGGGTTGTTTGTACCTTGGTGCGAAGGATGCGACAATCGGGCTATTTTGCAAGCTATAGGAATAATTG GTGCAATCATAATGCCTCACAATTTCTATCTGCACTCAGCATTGGTGAAATCCAGAGAAGTCGATAGGAatcgaaatgaaaaaattagagaAGCCAATTTCTACTACTTCATTGAATGCTGTTTTGCCATTTTTGTCAGCCTCATCATCAATATTTTCGTTTTAGCTGTCTTTGCGCATGGTCTCTATGGAAAAACCAACAAAGAAGTGgtaagaaaagtttttaataagtttttgaaaaattcctctaaaagatatttttgtcaGCATGACTCTTGTCCAAACTCCACTGCTATAGACTCCTTTGTATTTCCTTCGAGTGGTAAACATGCTAATGACTTGGTAGATGCAGATCTGTATAATGGAGGGATTTTTTTGGGCTGTGCCTACGGTCTGGCTGCCATGTACATCTGGGCTATAGGTTTACTGGCTGCAGGGCAGAGTTCAACCATGACAG GGACCTACGCTGGCCAGTTCATAATGGAAGGATTTCTCAACCTGCGCTGGCCGAAATGGAAAAGAGTTCTATTTACCAGAAGCCTCGCCATCATCCCCACATTCTGTGTAGCATTTTTCACTACGATAGACATGCTTACAAACTTAAACGATATTCTCAATGCCCTCATGAGCATCCAGCTACCTTTCGCTACCATTCCTCTCATTGCCTTTACCAGTAGTTCCAAAATCATGGGAGAATTTGTGAATGGAAT AGGCAACAAGATAATGTCTATAACAGTCAGCTTATCTATCATAGCCATCAATACCTACTTTGTCGTTCAGACTATTCTGGACTATAACCTTCACTGGACTCTACTGGCCTTTATAGGCTTTATAAGCATATTTTACTTTGGATTTTGCTTATATTTGATATTACATATGATGATCTACATGGGAAATAGTTTTTTGCTTAGATTTAGTTTTGTGAGGAACTATATTATAGGGCATATGGAACATTATCATATATTTGGAGATAATTGA